A window of Cellulomonas sp. SLBN-39 genomic DNA:
GACGCCGCCGCCGTAGCTCGTCGTCGCGAACAGCGCGCTGCCCGTGCTGTCGTCGTCCAGCGAGACCGAGCCCGTCTCCCACGCGTTGTCCGGGACCCGGGTGTCCGCGGTGAACACGGCCTCGGACGTGCGCAGCACCATGCCGGTGCACAGCACGGCGCCGAGCAGCGCGCCGAGCGCCGCGAGCCGTGCGGTCCGGGTCATCGGGTCCCCTCCGGGTGGTGCGAGCAGTCGGCTGGTGATCGACCGCCCGGCACCCCGTCCTGACGCGCACCGGGGGGTGAACTGCCCGGCGCAGGAGGACGGACCGGGTCAGACCGGGACCGGCAGCCCGCGCAGCCACTCCTGCCAGGCCGGCTCCTCGCGGCGCGCGTGCTCGGGCGCGTCGGGGGAGAACAGGTACGCGCGCACCGCGACGGTGGCCCGGTCGTCGGCCTCGCCGTACGCGAAGACGCTGAGCATGCCCGGGACGGGTGCGGTCAGCCGCACCAGCACCTGGCGGGTGCCGACCCGCTCCACGGTGCCGGTGGACCCGCGCACGTCGAGCGTCGTGCCCGCGTCGCCCACGCCCAGCGTCCCGACCACGGTCGACCACAGGGTGGCGACGTCCACGGGGTGCGACGCCGAGGCCTCGACCTGCGTGGCCTCCTGCCCGGTGAAGTGCGCGAGGTACACGCGCAGGTGGTCGAAGTAGGGCCGCCACTGGTCGCCCATGTCGTCCCACCACTCCTGCTCCCAGTCGGCACCCGTGCCGAACCCGCTGGTCGTGACGCGCACGACGCACGTGCCGCCGGACCGCGCCTCGACGACGAACTCCGACGTCATGGGGCTGAGCTCGGTGGGGTCCTTGCCCATGAGGGCGGCCCAGTCCTCCTCGTAGACGAGCCGCTGCGGCGGGTCCCACCGCACGACGTGGCCGTCGGAGCCCATGCCGGGCCCCATGGCGAAGTGCAGCGCACCGCCCTCGCGCTCCTCGATCTGCGTGGGCAGGAACCACGCGCTCATGCCCTGGGCGGTGGCGACGGCCTGCCAGACCTGCTCCGGGGTGCCGGGCACCTCGACGGCGATCTCCAGGCGGTACGGGACGTGGGTGGTGGTGGTCACGGGGTCTCCTCGGGCAGCGGGTGGGCGGCGACGACGAGCCGGTGCGGGCGCCCGTCGTCGTGGTGGTAGCGCGCGGCCAGCTCGAGCACCGCGGCGGTGAGGTCGTCCGCGAACGCCGCGCGGTCGGCGGCGGTGCGGAACCCGATCTGCGTGTCGACGGTCAGCGTCGGCAGGCGGCGTCCGGTGGTCGAGGCCTGCCGGGCGAGCGCGCCGACCTCGCGCACGACCCGGCCGGCGAGCGCGACGAGGTACCCGGCGGACATCCGGTCGGCGGCGGCGTCCGGGTCGGCCGCCGACGTGCTGACCGCGGCGGGGGAGACGACGTACGACGCGGCCGACGCCCGCAGCACGCGCTCGGTGATGCCCCCGTGCCGTCGCTCCTCGGCGAGCTCGACCAGCCCCACGGCCTCGAGGGCGCGCAGGTGGTAGTTCACCTTCTGCCGCGTGATCCCGACGCGGGCGGCGAGCCCTGCGGCCGACGCCGGCTCGGCCAGCTCGGCCAGCAGCCGGGCCCGCACGGGGTCCAGCGCCGCCGCCGCGGTGCCTGCGTCCTCGATGACCTCGATGTCCTGCACCACAGCAGCGTGCGCTTGACAACAAATGTTGTCAAGGTCTGGCGGGGAACCCGGACGGGCTACGGTGCGACGCATGAGCAACCTCGGCGTCGTCGGTGACCGTGACTCGTGGCGCTGCTGGCTGTGCGACCAGCCCGTCGACCCCGACGCCTCCGTGAACTCCGACCTCGGCCCCAGCGTCGACCTCGGTGCCGCGAGGTCGAAGAAGACGGCCGGCACCGAGCGGCTCGCGCACCGCGCCTGCAACACCCGCAAGGGCGCGGTCAAGCCCGTGGTGCCGTGGTCGCCCGACCTGTTCGTCGTCGACCCCGCGCCGATCGCCGAGACCGTCGAGCGCCTCCGCCGCAAGGGCGGCCGCGAGGTCGTCGCCCGCTGCCCGAGCCGCGCCGACGCCGACCAGGCCGCCGACTGGCTGGTCGACCGCCTCTCGCGGTTCGCCCCCGACCTCGCGGTCACCGCCCAGGTCGAGCCCGGCGGCGGCCAGTTCCTCCTGGCCCTGCGCACGACCTGAGCCGGGCCACCACGTCGAGGCGGTCCTCGCCGTCTCGGCCTCAGGCGCCCGCTTCGGGCCACTCCCGGGCGATGCGACGCAGCACCTCGGTGCCGTCGGCGTCGTCGTCCGGCGCCGTGATCTCCCACAGCGTGCTGTCGACGCACTCGAGGCGCAGCACCGGCTCAGGGCTGCCCTCGCGGATCGCGACGAGCATGCACCACACGGTCTGCTCCATGCCCAGGGCCAACGACATGACGTCCGTCCACCCGAGCGTCATCGGGCCGTCCGTGCGCAGCGTCCGCTCGATGACGTACGCGTTGTAGGGGCTCTCCGGCCGGCTCACGCCCTCCAGCTCCTCCAGCCGCCACACCCAGCCGTGGTCGCCGACGATCCGCAGCACGTCCACCAGGTCGACGTACCGCCCACCTACCCATGCCTGCCGCGTGATCTGCACGTCAACGGTCTCCTGCCGGTCCGGACGGGTGCTGCGGCTCCCCGCTGTCGGGCGAGATCGTCCGCGCTGCGAGCGATTTGACCACGCCTCGAACCGGCGCAGGACGCGGGACACGCCTGGACGTCGGCCGCCCGGGTGCGCGACCCTGACGTCCTCAGCTCCGTCGATGGCCCCGGCGCGCCGCGAAGCGCCGATCACGATGCGCATCTCGCGAGCCCGTGCTCGATCCCTGTCCGTGCTCGAGCTGCAGGTCGGGGCGCTCGACGCCCGTCCCGACGTCCCCGTCGTGAAGATCCTCGTCGACGGCGCCGAGCCGTGGGAGGACGTCGTGCCCGGCTGGCAGGGCTTCCACCCGGCCGAGATGCTCGGCGCCGACTCGCCGCTGCTGCCCGACGACCTGGGTCGGCGCGTGGCGATCTACCGCTGCACGTGCGCCCAGGCCGGGTGCGGGGTGGTCGCTCCGGTGGTCATGCCCTCGCCGGACGGGCGTCGGGTGTCGTGGGTCGACGCGCGCGACTTCACCGGCGTCTTCGACTCGCCGCTCGCCACGACCGCGCCCACGACGGAAGGCCGCTGCTGGGACGTCCCGGACCTGCACTTCGACCGGGCGCAGTACCTCGCCGAGATCCGGCGGGCGACGGGGTGCGCACGCCCGGTGCGCGAAACACCCTCCTGCGCAGGCGCGGGTCCGTAGGCTCGCAAGCCTCAGGGGGAAGGTGGCCGGCCGTGCGATCGACATCTCTGCTCGTCCTCGTCGGGGGCGGGCTCCTG
This region includes:
- a CDS encoding helix-turn-helix domain-containing protein; its protein translation is MQDIEVIEDAGTAAAALDPVRARLLAELAEPASAAGLAARVGITRQKVNYHLRALEAVGLVELAEERRHGGITERVLRASAASYVVSPAAVSTSAADPDAAADRMSAGYLVALAGRVVREVGALARQASTTGRRLPTLTVDTQIGFRTAADRAAFADDLTAAVLELAARYHHDDGRPHRLVVAAHPLPEETP
- a CDS encoding SRPBCC domain-containing protein, which produces MTTTTHVPYRLEIAVEVPGTPEQVWQAVATAQGMSAWFLPTQIEEREGGALHFAMGPGMGSDGHVVRWDPPQRLVYEEDWAALMGKDPTELSPMTSEFVVEARSGGTCVVRVTTSGFGTGADWEQEWWDDMGDQWRPYFDHLRVYLAHFTGQEATQVEASASHPVDVATLWSTVVGTLGVGDAGTTLDVRGSTGTVERVGTRQVLVRLTAPVPGMLSVFAYGEADDRATVAVRAYLFSPDAPEHARREEPAWQEWLRGLPVPV